A window of Desertibacillus haloalkaliphilus contains these coding sequences:
- a CDS encoding Na(+)/H(+) antiporter subunit C yields the protein MEILMSITVGVLFMVGTYLILTKSLLRLVLGLMLLSHGAHLLLLTMAGLKQGSPPLLGEEAAYYADPLPQALILTAIVISFGVTAFLLVIAYRTYKEHKTDDLDKLRGSADE from the coding sequence ATGGAAATTTTAATGTCCATCACTGTAGGGGTCCTCTTTATGGTTGGAACTTACTTGATACTCACAAAAAGCCTATTACGGCTTGTACTAGGACTCATGTTATTATCACATGGTGCCCATCTCTTACTACTCACCATGGCAGGATTAAAACAAGGTTCTCCCCCTTTACTTGGGGAAGAGGCGGCATATTATGCTGATCCACTCCCTCAGGCGTTAATACTCACCGCGATTGTTATTAGCTTTGGGGTAACGGCGTTTTTACTTGTCATAGCTTATCGTACGTATAAAGAACATAAAACAGATGATCTAGATAAATTAAGGGGAAGTGCTGATGAATAA
- a CDS encoding Na(+)/H(+) antiporter subunit B: MKTNNVMLHTITRIVTFIILLFSIYLFFAGHNNPGGGFIGGLMTASALLLMYLTFDMTTIKKALPFNFTHIIASGLLIAILTGVTSMLLGYPFLHQFDDYFNLPLFGEVHLATALPFDLGIYLVVVGIALLIILTIGEDDK; the protein is encoded by the coding sequence GTGAAGACAAATAATGTAATGCTCCATACGATTACGAGAATTGTTACGTTTATCATTCTTCTCTTCTCGATTTACTTGTTCTTTGCCGGGCATAACAACCCCGGCGGAGGATTTATTGGGGGACTAATGACAGCTTCTGCCTTGTTGTTAATGTATTTAACTTTTGATATGACCACGATTAAAAAGGCGCTGCCGTTTAACTTTACACATATCATTGCATCGGGGCTTTTAATTGCTATTTTAACTGGTGTAACAAGTATGCTATTGGGTTATCCATTTTTACACCAGTTTGACGATTATTTTAACCTTCCCCTATTTGGTGAGGTCCATTTAGCAACGGCATTACCATTTGACTTAGGTATCTATTTAGTCGTGGTTGGAATCGCGTTATTAATTATCTTAACGATCGGGGAGGATGATAAGTAA
- a CDS encoding Na+/H+ antiporter subunit A, with product MTSLHWAILAPFLLAILIPFFYKYVRQIHTGWFVLVLPLSLFVFFLQFLPITSNGGVIHETVPWVPSLGINFTVYLDGLSLLFALLISGIGSLVVLYSIYYLSKKTESLNNFYVYLLMFMGAMFGVVISDNLIVLYVFWELTSLASSLLISYWFHREKSTYGAQKSMLITVFGGFSMLGGFSLLYVMTGTFSIREIIEVADVIVTSPLFLPAMILVLLGAFTKSAQFPFHIWLPDAMEAPTPVSAYLHSATMVKAGIYLVARLTPVFGGVAEWFWLVAGFGIVTLCWGSISAVRQKDLKSILAFSTISQLGLIMCLLGLGSASLYYGYGTDTTMYTTATLAAIFHLINHATFKGSLFMTVGIIDHETGTRDIRKLGGLMSIMPITFTISLIGVASMAGLPPFNGFLSKEMFFTGVLNAATLDIFNMETWGLLFPVLAWIASVFTFLYCMIMFFQTFTGEFKEENYDRHVHEAPIGMLISPIILGSLVIIFGFFPNLLSYTLIEPAMAAILPGLLAPNETFYVNIYMWHGFNTELFMTIGVIVVGTLFFLSMKKWAKTAIYLRERDPLNYVYDHSLVWLVKGSTKVTHIQMTGLLRDYFAYMITFLVLMVGYTLYRYNAFTIDTVNVAEISPYMWILTFVFIAATLSIPFINHRITAIIVVGIIGFLLALFFVVFRAPDLALTQLLIETVMVVLLLLAFYHLPELRKEKFTPRFKMTNAVISVAVGVVVTLTALSAYALSHTNNMNPISDFFVENSYDLAGGKNMVNVILVDFRGLDTLLEVLVLGIAALGVVTLIKLRMTGREDV from the coding sequence TTGACGTCACTACATTGGGCTATTTTAGCACCATTTCTATTAGCCATCTTGATACCATTCTTTTATAAATATGTTCGTCAAATACATACTGGATGGTTTGTTCTTGTTTTACCACTATCATTGTTCGTATTCTTTTTACAATTTCTACCCATTACCTCTAATGGTGGGGTCATTCATGAAACCGTTCCTTGGGTACCGTCATTAGGTATTAATTTTACGGTTTACCTTGACGGATTAAGCCTACTATTTGCATTACTCATCTCGGGAATTGGTTCATTAGTTGTTTTGTATTCGATTTATTATCTATCGAAAAAAACCGAGTCATTAAATAACTTCTATGTTTATTTATTGATGTTTATGGGAGCTATGTTTGGGGTTGTTATCTCTGATAACCTAATTGTACTTTATGTGTTTTGGGAATTAACGAGCTTAGCTTCATCCTTATTGATCAGTTACTGGTTCCACCGTGAAAAATCAACCTATGGGGCACAGAAATCAATGCTGATTACAGTATTTGGTGGTTTTTCTATGCTTGGTGGTTTTTCACTTTTATATGTGATGACAGGAACGTTCAGTATACGTGAAATTATTGAAGTCGCAGATGTGATTGTAACGAGCCCACTATTCTTGCCAGCAATGATCCTTGTTTTGCTAGGGGCTTTTACAAAGTCTGCTCAATTTCCATTTCATATTTGGTTACCAGATGCGATGGAAGCACCAACACCTGTTAGTGCCTACTTACACTCAGCAACAATGGTTAAAGCGGGGATTTATCTCGTCGCACGCTTAACCCCTGTATTCGGTGGTGTCGCTGAATGGTTCTGGTTAGTTGCTGGATTCGGTATCGTCACGTTATGTTGGGGTTCAATATCTGCAGTTAGACAAAAGGATTTAAAATCAATCTTAGCCTTTTCTACGATCAGCCAACTTGGTTTAATCATGTGTTTGTTAGGGCTAGGGTCTGCGTCGTTATACTATGGTTATGGTACAGATACAACGATGTATACGACTGCTACACTAGCAGCGATCTTTCATTTAATTAACCACGCAACATTTAAAGGTAGTCTGTTCATGACCGTTGGGATCATCGATCATGAAACAGGTACACGTGATATCCGTAAACTGGGCGGTTTAATGAGTATAATGCCGATCACGTTTACCATTTCATTAATTGGTGTTGCATCAATGGCCGGTTTGCCACCATTTAACGGCTTTTTAAGTAAGGAGATGTTCTTTACTGGTGTCTTAAATGCAGCCACACTAGATATTTTTAATATGGAAACATGGGGTCTGCTTTTCCCTGTACTCGCATGGATTGCTAGTGTGTTTACGTTCCTCTACTGTATGATCATGTTCTTTCAAACATTTACAGGGGAATTCAAAGAGGAAAACTACGATCGCCATGTACATGAGGCACCGATTGGAATGCTTATTAGTCCAATCATCTTAGGATCTCTAGTAATTATTTTTGGGTTTTTCCCAAATTTACTTTCATATACGTTGATTGAACCTGCAATGGCTGCCATTCTACCAGGTTTATTAGCACCAAATGAAACGTTCTATGTCAACATTTATATGTGGCATGGGTTTAATACGGAGCTATTTATGACTATTGGTGTCATTGTGGTAGGTACATTATTCTTCTTATCAATGAAGAAGTGGGCAAAAACAGCGATATATTTACGTGAACGTGATCCGTTAAATTATGTGTATGACCATTCACTTGTATGGCTAGTGAAAGGTTCTACAAAAGTGACTCACATCCAAATGACTGGGTTATTACGTGATTATTTCGCGTACATGATCACATTTTTAGTGCTGATGGTTGGGTATACGCTATATCGATACAATGCCTTTACGATCGATACAGTCAATGTTGCGGAAATTTCACCATATATGTGGATTTTAACGTTTGTATTTATTGCAGCAACATTAAGTATTCCATTCATCAACCATCGAATTACAGCCATTATCGTCGTTGGGATTATCGGGTTCTTACTCGCTCTATTCTTCGTCGTATTTAGAGCACCAGACCTAGCCCTAACACAATTGCTGATTGAAACCGTTATGGTTGTTCTATTGTTACTAGCGTTTTATCATTTACCGGAGCTTAGAAAAGAGAAGTTCACACCGCGCTTTAAAATGACAAACGCCGTCATTTCTGTCGCTGTCGGTGTAGTGGTCACATTAACAGCACTAAGTGCTTATGCATTGAGTCACACGAATAACATGAATCCAATTTCAGACTTCTTCGTTGAAAACTCATACGACCTTGCTGGTGGTAAAAACATGGTAAACGTCATCCTTGTTGACTTCCGTGGACTTGATACACTACTTGAAGTATTAGTACTTGGGATTGCAGCATTAGGTGTTGTAACTTTAATTAAATTACGAATGACTGGGAGGGAAGATGTGTGA
- a CDS encoding sporulation histidine kinase inhibitor Sda translates to MKKLSDDLLIETYYKAIELQLSEDFIQLIKLEIKRRSLADKLKLSS, encoded by the coding sequence ATGAAAAAATTATCAGATGACCTTCTCATTGAAACGTATTATAAAGCAATTGAATTACAATTAAGCGAAGACTTTATACAGTTAATTAAGTTAGAAATCAAACGTCGTTCGTTAGCAGACAAGCTTAAGCTGTCTTCTTAA
- a CDS encoding YqeG family HAD IIIA-type phosphatase gives MFRYFFPDEYVKSIYEIDIDELVSKGIKGVITDLDNTLVEWDRPNATPELIDWLEKVKAKGINITIVSNNNEMRVKQFSEPLGISFISRAQKPMGKAFRQAVRQMRLNREEVVVIGDQIFTDVFGGNRSRIHTILVVPVARTDGFFTRFNRKMERIVLSKMKKKGMIEWED, from the coding sequence GTGTTTCGTTACTTTTTCCCAGATGAATATGTGAAAAGTATTTATGAGATAGACATTGATGAGCTTGTTAGTAAGGGGATAAAGGGTGTGATTACGGATCTTGATAACACGTTAGTTGAATGGGATCGACCGAATGCGACACCTGAGTTGATTGATTGGCTTGAGAAAGTAAAAGCGAAAGGCATTAACATTACGATTGTTTCTAATAATAATGAAATGAGAGTTAAGCAATTTTCTGAACCATTAGGAATTTCCTTTATTAGTCGTGCTCAAAAGCCGATGGGAAAGGCATTCCGTCAAGCCGTTCGTCAAATGCGACTGAACCGTGAGGAGGTCGTTGTCATCGGCGATCAAATTTTTACGGATGTATTTGGTGGCAATCGTTCAAGAATTCATACGATCCTTGTCGTCCCAGTCGCACGTACGGATGGTTTTTTCACTCGTTTTAACCGTAAGATGGAGCGAATTGTACTTTCTAAAATGAAGAAAAAAGGAATGATAGAGTGGGAGGATTAA
- the yqeH gene encoding ribosome biogenesis GTPase YqeH, with product MEQREIICAGCGVKVQSEDKAKLGYAPASAMERDVVICQRCFRLKHYNEVQDVSLTDDDFLKILNQLGHTDALIVKIVDIFDFNGSWLPGLHRFVGRNDVLLIGNKVDLLPKSLNRNRLINWMKKSAKELGLKPIDVQLISAEKGEGILEAASVIDRLRGNKDVYIVGCTNVGKSTFINRMIREFGGDEEQLITTSHFPGTTLDMIDIPLDDGKALYDTPGIINHHQIAHYIDKKELKVVTPKKEVKPKVFQLNEQQTLFFGGLARLDFVAGEHTSFVAYVSNDIHIHRTKLEKADELYENHVAQLLTPPGKESVEKLPPLEKHDFQIKDEPCDIVFSGLGWVTIKNKNVKISAYAPKGVGVSIRESLV from the coding sequence GTGGAACAAAGAGAGATCATTTGTGCAGGTTGTGGTGTTAAAGTTCAGTCCGAGGATAAAGCGAAATTAGGCTATGCACCAGCTTCTGCAATGGAACGAGATGTTGTTATTTGCCAACGTTGTTTCCGCTTAAAGCATTATAATGAAGTTCAAGATGTGTCACTCACAGATGATGACTTCTTAAAAATATTAAATCAACTCGGCCACACGGATGCACTGATTGTAAAAATTGTTGATATCTTTGACTTTAATGGAAGTTGGTTACCAGGTCTTCACCGCTTTGTCGGTAGAAACGATGTGTTATTAATTGGTAACAAAGTCGATTTGTTACCCAAATCCTTAAATCGAAATCGCTTAATTAATTGGATGAAAAAATCAGCGAAAGAGCTTGGATTAAAGCCAATCGACGTCCAGTTAATTAGCGCAGAGAAGGGAGAGGGCATCCTCGAAGCAGCGAGTGTCATTGACCGTTTGCGTGGAAATAAAGATGTCTATATTGTTGGTTGTACAAATGTCGGAAAGTCAACATTTATTAATCGAATGATTCGTGAGTTTGGTGGTGATGAGGAACAGCTGATCACGACGTCACATTTTCCAGGAACGACACTTGATATGATTGATATCCCACTTGATGATGGGAAGGCTCTTTATGATACACCTGGTATCATTAATCATCATCAGATTGCGCATTATATAGATAAAAAAGAATTAAAAGTTGTGACACCTAAAAAAGAAGTAAAACCGAAAGTGTTTCAACTCAATGAACAACAAACCTTGTTTTTTGGTGGGTTAGCACGTCTAGATTTTGTTGCCGGTGAGCATACATCCTTTGTGGCGTATGTTTCCAACGACATTCATATTCATCGCACAAAACTAGAGAAAGCAGATGAACTATATGAAAATCATGTCGCGCAACTTTTAACGCCCCCAGGGAAAGAAAGTGTTGAGAAATTACCACCACTTGAAAAGCATGACTTTCAAATAAAAGACGAGCCTTGTGATATTGTTTTTTCGGGATTAGGTTGGGTTACCATCAAAAATAAAAATGTGAAAATCAGTGCCTATGCGCCGAAAGGTGTTGGGGTATCGATTCGAGAATCATTAGTGTAA
- the aroE gene encoding shikimate dehydrogenase encodes MGKLYGLLGHPVAHSLSPLMHNDAFKDQQLPYHYQAFDVEPSQLKQAVVGLKALGVSGFNVTIPHKVEVMKYLDAVDEEAKIIGAVNTVVNENGTFIGYNTDGRGYLQSLLTIANDLSDKHVLVVGAGGAARAIVTVLSQHETKTLTITNRTKGKAELLADECRRKTAIDIVSLAQAAENIAGYDVIINTTSVGMSPNIDDIPLSLEHLKESAIVSDLIYNPFKTKWLHIAEEKGATIHNGIGMFVGQGALAFEKWTGIRPDLKRMEEVVIKHLGGK; translated from the coding sequence ATGGGGAAACTATATGGGTTATTAGGTCATCCAGTGGCACATTCACTATCTCCACTTATGCATAATGATGCATTTAAAGATCAGCAATTACCGTATCACTATCAAGCCTTTGATGTGGAGCCGTCGCAACTAAAACAAGCAGTTGTTGGGTTGAAAGCCTTAGGTGTGTCTGGATTTAATGTGACGATACCACATAAGGTTGAAGTGATGAAATACCTTGATGCCGTTGATGAAGAAGCAAAGATCATTGGTGCTGTGAATACGGTAGTGAATGAAAATGGTACTTTTATTGGCTATAATACGGATGGTAGAGGGTACTTACAGTCATTATTAACAATTGCCAATGATTTGTCTGATAAGCATGTTCTTGTGGTTGGTGCTGGTGGAGCAGCTCGGGCAATCGTGACTGTATTATCACAACACGAAACAAAGACGTTAACAATCACAAATCGCACGAAGGGAAAAGCAGAGTTGTTGGCAGATGAATGTCGTCGAAAGACAGCGATAGATATTGTGTCTCTAGCACAAGCTGCTGAGAATATCGCCGGTTATGATGTGATCATTAATACGACATCTGTAGGGATGAGTCCGAATATTGATGATATCCCGTTGTCATTAGAACATCTTAAAGAAAGTGCAATTGTTAGTGATCTTATTTATAATCCTTTCAAAACAAAATGGCTTCACATCGCAGAAGAAAAAGGAGCGACAATCCATAATGGGATCGGTATGTTCGTTGGCCAAGGGGCACTAGCCTTTGAGAAATGGACAGGAATAAGACCGGACCTAAAAAGAATGGAAGAAGTCGTGATCAAACATCTAGGAGGAAAATAA
- the yhbY gene encoding ribosome assembly RNA-binding protein YhbY: MALTGKQKRFLRSKAHHLNPIFQVGKGGVNENMVTQINEALEARELIKISILQNCDLDRKEVAEEVSERTNAELVQVIGSIFVLYKESTENKTIELP; encoded by the coding sequence ATGGCATTAACAGGTAAACAGAAGCGATTTTTACGATCAAAAGCACACCACTTGAACCCGATTTTTCAAGTTGGAAAAGGTGGGGTGAATGAGAATATGGTCACACAGATCAATGAGGCATTAGAAGCGCGTGAACTTATAAAAATATCCATTTTACAAAACTGTGACCTAGATCGCAAAGAGGTTGCAGAAGAAGTAAGTGAGCGTACGAATGCAGAGCTCGTCCAGGTTATTGGAAGTATATTTGTTTTGTATAAAGAATCTACGGAAAATAAAACGATTGAATTACCATAA
- a CDS encoding nicotinate-nucleotide adenylyltransferase, which translates to MCRVGILGGTFDPPHYGHLIIAEEARVACQLDEVWFMPSHIPPHKKRADLSSNEDRVEMVRLAISDHDSFHITKIELEREGPSYTVDTMKQLTNMYPTYHFHFIIGGDMIDYLPKWHGIEELLELVTFIGLKRPGYPSHSPYQEKIIEIGAPQLEISSSEIRKRTATERNTRYMLPDVVRAYVKERDLYGKKCSSRDG; encoded by the coding sequence ATGTGTAGAGTAGGAATATTAGGGGGGACGTTTGATCCGCCGCATTACGGTCATTTAATAATTGCTGAGGAAGCAAGAGTAGCCTGTCAGCTCGATGAGGTTTGGTTTATGCCAAGTCATATTCCGCCACATAAAAAAAGAGCTGACTTATCATCGAATGAAGACCGGGTCGAAATGGTCCGCTTGGCAATTAGTGATCATGACTCGTTTCATATAACGAAAATTGAACTTGAGCGTGAAGGACCTTCTTACACCGTTGATACGATGAAACAGCTTACGAACATGTACCCAACCTATCACTTTCATTTTATTATTGGCGGCGACATGATTGATTATTTACCAAAATGGCACGGAATTGAAGAATTATTGGAATTAGTTACATTTATTGGGTTGAAAAGACCCGGATATCCATCACATTCGCCCTACCAAGAGAAGATCATTGAAATTGGTGCTCCGCAACTAGAGATCTCTTCAAGTGAGATTAGAAAGAGAACGGCCACAGAGCGTAATACAAGGTACATGTTACCGGACGTTGTGAGAGCTTATGTGAAGGAGAGGGATTTATATGGAAAGAAGTGTAGCTCTAGAGACGGTTAA
- the yqeK gene encoding bis(5'-nucleosyl)-tetraphosphatase (symmetrical) YqeK, which translates to MERSVALETVKEHLTEHRYEHTIGVMETAIQLAEKYGANVAQAELAAIFHDYAKFRPKDEMKSIILKEHLRQDYLQYGDELLHAPVGAHLVKGEVGIKDEEVLQAICYHTTGRPNMSLLEKIIYLADYIEPGRSFKGVDQVRELAQNSLDEAIIQSLINTINFLMKKKQPVFPDTLATYNQMVRDLKKEGRS; encoded by the coding sequence ATGGAAAGAAGTGTAGCTCTAGAGACGGTTAAAGAACACTTAACTGAACATAGATATGAGCATACTATAGGTGTCATGGAAACAGCGATACAACTTGCTGAAAAATATGGAGCTAATGTAGCTCAGGCTGAGCTTGCTGCCATTTTTCATGATTATGCTAAATTTCGCCCTAAGGATGAAATGAAATCGATTATATTGAAGGAACATCTGCGTCAGGATTATTTACAGTATGGTGATGAACTACTTCATGCGCCGGTTGGTGCACATTTAGTTAAGGGAGAAGTCGGTATTAAAGATGAAGAGGTCTTACAAGCTATTTGTTACCACACGACTGGCCGTCCAAATATGTCGTTGCTTGAAAAGATTATTTATTTAGCGGATTATATTGAACCGGGGCGCTCATTTAAAGGTGTCGATCAAGTTCGTGAACTAGCACAAAACAGTCTAGATGAGGCGATTATTCAATCGCTAATCAATACGATCAACTTTTTAATGAAAAAGAAGCAACCGGTTTTTCCCGATACATTAGCGACATACAACCAAATGGTTAGAGATTTAAAAAAGGAAGGAAGGTCTTAG
- the rsfS gene encoding ribosome silencing factor — translation MKENQMLNLVVKAIDDKRAENIIGLNMQGISAIADYFIICHGNSEKQVQAIAHEVKKTAQEHHYDVKRLEGFDDARWVLIDLDDIVVHVFHKDERPYYNLEKLWGDAPAIELEGEYS, via the coding sequence ATGAAAGAAAATCAAATGTTAAATTTAGTTGTTAAGGCAATTGACGATAAACGAGCAGAAAATATCATTGGATTGAATATGCAGGGGATTTCTGCCATTGCTGATTATTTTATTATTTGTCACGGTAATTCTGAAAAACAAGTGCAAGCCATTGCTCATGAGGTCAAAAAAACAGCACAAGAACACCATTACGATGTGAAACGGTTAGAAGGATTTGATGACGCACGGTGGGTGCTCATCGACCTTGATGACATTGTTGTTCATGTTTTCCATAAAGATGAGCGTCCGTATTATAATTTAGAAAAACTATGGGGAGATGCGCCTGCTATTGAGTTAGAAGGGGAATACAGCTAA
- a CDS encoding CvfB family protein encodes MTLKPGVMKTLTVARISSFGYFLTDGTEDVLLHRKEATKELEVDDKVDVFLYHDHQQRLAATMEKPLLTDDGIAWLEVVNVKQGHGLFLYNGISRDLFLSIDELPEDRKRWPRPGDRLPVSMTYDKKGRVMAKLVKGAPIETQAKQADKTLVNSELMGHVYHMLDNGAFLFTDEGYLAFLHNKEMTEQLRLGQALTVRVIFVREDGRVNVTLKPHQLESRISDSVEIYNYLQQRGGAMPYWDKSPSEDIKKRFGISKAAFKRALGKLMKENKVYQEEGWTYAKEKHS; translated from the coding sequence ATGACATTAAAACCAGGTGTGATGAAAACCTTAACAGTTGCAAGAATATCATCGTTTGGTTATTTTCTTACTGATGGTACTGAGGATGTATTGCTTCATCGTAAAGAAGCGACGAAAGAGTTAGAAGTTGATGACAAGGTTGATGTTTTTCTTTACCATGACCATCAACAAAGGTTAGCAGCAACGATGGAGAAACCCCTGTTAACAGACGATGGCATTGCTTGGCTAGAAGTCGTAAATGTGAAACAAGGGCATGGCTTATTTCTTTATAATGGGATTTCTAGAGATTTGTTCTTATCCATTGATGAATTGCCTGAAGATCGCAAACGGTGGCCGAGGCCAGGAGACCGCCTGCCAGTGTCAATGACGTATGATAAGAAAGGCCGTGTAATGGCCAAGCTAGTGAAAGGTGCACCAATTGAAACACAGGCAAAACAGGCGGATAAAACATTGGTGAACAGCGAACTGATGGGGCATGTCTATCATATGTTGGATAATGGTGCCTTTCTGTTTACGGATGAAGGATATTTAGCGTTTTTGCATAACAAAGAAATGACTGAACAGCTAAGGCTAGGACAAGCATTAACAGTAAGGGTCATCTTTGTTCGTGAAGATGGTCGAGTCAATGTGACTCTTAAGCCACATCAACTTGAGAGTCGTATAAGCGATTCAGTTGAGATTTATAATTATTTACAACAACGTGGTGGGGCGATGCCGTATTGGGATAAGAGTCCATCTGAAGACATCAAAAAGCGCTTTGGGATCAGTAAGGCTGCATTTAAGCGAGCGCTCGGTAAACTAATGAAGGAAAATAAAGTTTATCAAGAAGAAGGTTGGACGTATGCAAAGGAGAAACACTCATGA
- a CDS encoding class I SAM-dependent DNA methyltransferase gives MSYQAFAYLYDQLMSEAPYDEWLRYTYKVDSAYGNSGKRVLDVGCGTGAVTTLLAKQGYDVTGVDLSEDMLTVAQEKVGEAGLSVPFYQQDMKNLEGIGPFDMIVAFCDSLNYLHTEEDVQQTFASFYDHLNDGGLLLFDVHSLFKVNERFIGATFADHDEHISYIWKSFQGDYPNSVEHELSFFVEDDSGRYERFDELHVQRTYAESVYRHWLESTGFTVVKVTGDFNDEFVSSTTERLFFAAKK, from the coding sequence ATGAGTTATCAGGCATTTGCTTATCTCTATGATCAATTAATGAGCGAAGCACCATATGATGAGTGGCTTCGCTACACGTATAAGGTCGATTCGGCGTACGGAAATAGTGGCAAACGAGTGCTTGACGTTGGCTGTGGGACGGGGGCAGTGACCACTTTACTTGCCAAACAAGGCTATGATGTAACAGGAGTTGATTTATCGGAAGATATGCTAACGGTTGCCCAAGAAAAGGTCGGAGAAGCCGGCCTCTCTGTCCCTTTTTATCAACAAGACATGAAAAACCTAGAAGGCATCGGTCCTTTTGATATGATCGTTGCTTTTTGCGACTCATTGAATTACTTACACACAGAAGAGGATGTACAACAAACGTTTGCTTCGTTTTATGACCACTTAAATGATGGAGGATTGTTACTATTTGACGTGCATTCTCTGTTTAAAGTAAACGAACGATTTATTGGAGCGACATTTGCTGACCATGATGAGCATATTTCATATATTTGGAAATCATTTCAAGGTGATTATCCAAATAGTGTCGAGCATGAATTGTCTTTTTTTGTGGAGGACGACTCCGGTCGTTATGAGCGCTTCGATGAATTGCATGTCCAACGCACATACGCTGAAAGTGTATACCGTCATTGGTTAGAATCGACAGGCTTTACTGTGGTTAAAGTCACAGGTGATTTTAACGATGAATTCGTGTCGAGTACGACTGAGCGGTTATTTTTTGCTGCAAAAAAATAG
- the comER gene encoding late competence protein ComER, with protein sequence MRIGVIGTGSMGKILIDSFIESNAINPSQLTITNRTLQKADEVKSKYPGITVANSPEKVIDQAEIIFICVKPLQFESLLMPIRHHLSANQILISITSPISVTELETIVDCKVARAIPSITNRALAGSVLLSFGDRCNSNDRLKIKTLLEHIATPLEIEENITRVSSDIVSCGPAFFSYLLQGFIDAAVRQTDITKEQATALTTEMMIGLGNLLEKGVFTLPALQERVCVPGGITGEGIKVLEEELGEMFDHLFEKTHAKYYEDRSKISKQFKS encoded by the coding sequence TTGCGCATCGGCGTAATCGGAACAGGAAGTATGGGGAAAATATTGATTGACTCTTTCATCGAATCAAACGCAATTAACCCATCCCAGCTAACAATTACAAACCGAACGCTACAAAAAGCAGACGAGGTGAAATCAAAATATCCAGGAATCACCGTGGCTAATTCACCAGAAAAGGTGATTGATCAAGCAGAAATCATTTTCATTTGTGTAAAACCTTTACAATTCGAATCGTTGTTAATGCCTATCAGGCACCACCTATCTGCCAATCAAATTCTAATTTCCATCACTAGTCCGATATCTGTCACTGAACTAGAAACGATTGTGGATTGCAAAGTCGCTCGTGCGATCCCAAGTATTACAAACCGAGCGCTTGCCGGGTCTGTGTTGCTCAGCTTTGGAGACCGCTGCAATTCTAATGATCGCCTTAAGATAAAAACATTACTAGAACATATTGCAACACCACTTGAAATCGAAGAAAATATAACTCGCGTATCATCTGATATTGTTAGTTGTGGTCCTGCATTTTTCAGCTATCTATTGCAAGGATTTATAGACGCTGCTGTTCGTCAAACAGATATTACAAAAGAACAAGCGACGGCATTGACTACAGAGATGATGATTGGATTAGGAAACTTATTAGAAAAAGGGGTGTTTACACTTCCGGCACTGCAAGAAAGAGTATGTGTGCCAGGTGGAATAACTGGTGAAGGTATCAAGGTGTTAGAGGAAGAATTAGGTGAGATGTTTGATCACCTATTTGAAAAAACACATGCAAAGTATTATGAAGACAGAAGTAAGATTAGTAAGCAATTTAAATCGTAA
- a CDS encoding DUF2533 family protein: MSVHLEIGKQVNKQLQAKDRFLELDRKREEAIEVTLEQAKRTNEFSTKEINEYTEEINQLSKQFSFIPSRKKVTKAMVLEYLQKQN, translated from the coding sequence ATGAGTGTACATTTAGAAATAGGTAAACAAGTTAATAAACAACTACAAGCAAAAGATCGGTTCCTTGAGTTAGATAGGAAAAGGGAGGAAGCAATAGAAGTAACCTTAGAACAAGCGAAACGTACAAATGAATTTTCAACGAAAGAAATTAATGAGTACACAGAAGAAATTAATCAACTATCAAAACAATTTTCATTCATTCCGTCGCGCAAAAAAGTAACTAAAGCGATGGTGCTTGAATACTTACAAAAACAAAACTAA